GTTGTcagaattttgtaattttatgttGCGAATTTGACCAACAATTTATGCCTTTTTGGCACAATAGCCGGAGGAGGGGATGATAGGTGGTCAGTCTGTCACGATCAGATGATGTCAACCTTTTGTCACGATCAGATGATGTCAACCTTTTGTATCCTAAAAAAAAGGTGAATGAAAACATCAATATACAAGTTCAAGCATAGTAAGACCGTCACATTGATGCATCAAAAGCAATCTTAAACATTATGGATAAAAGGAAGTTTCGGCTTCAAATCCAATGTTGTCCATCTGAATTTCAACcaagtttttcttatttcagaTTCATTAATGAGATTTGATGGcttcaaagaaaatgataatcACAGAAAACAGAGTTGTGATGCATAAATTGAATTGTATGACTATTTTTTTGTCAGCTTAAAACCATTACTCTAATCTCAACATGTCTTTCAACCCTATATATTTAAGTGTATGAGCTGATCCCTGAagttatattttaaaatcaGCCAACAATCATATAACTAGTGGTTGGCTAAATCCAACTACTttacataagagagagagagagagagagtaaaataACATGATGTGTTCAAGATATAGTGTCGGGTGATTCGGATGAAATTGGTGGCAAACCGATCCGATTCAGTGATGGattcaaaaatgtcacatgtcagtttttaatttttttttgttgttttaagatttttctatatttttttatttattcaacagatggtctttcaaatatttttttcaccGACTCGTTGCTGATTCAGCCGATTCGTCGATTCACCGACTCGGCAGCGTCACGGACTCGGCTGCTGAAACAATTCTAATTTCTTATAATACTGTCTACATTAATGAGTAAAGAAGGGCCATCAACCTTCTATAAAATAATCTTATCCAACCTTAGAAAAATAcctgaaagtttttttttctttttcttcagtttaattcacattttaatcattttgaGTTGTAACGGTAAAATTTTTACAGTGGATTGAAAAATATAAGCTTGTACTATACCcattttacttatatatatatatatatatatatatatatatatatatatatatatatatatatatatatatatatatcaacctAACGTACAAATGTGCATTTATACGCGAAGTTTAATAgcaaaactttttaattttcaaagtcCAACGTGTATATTTAACTTTATAGcgttttaaaatgaaatggacATTAAAAATGCCAAATTAAATCCCAGGGTGCAGAAGAGCACGTTTCTGTATCCACATAACTTAAATTTCAACTCTTATAAAGTCAACCATGTAGATCACATCTATGGGATTAGTTGTAATTACAAAACAACACAAAACATTAAGATTATAATGATAACTATACATATTCATTTGAATaagctttaaaaattttaacccaaaaagaagaagaagaaaaactagtCTTCCAATGTTAATGTTACAATTTTAAAGTGATCTCAAGATATAATTGTGACAATTTCGGGACACCTGCAAATTTCAGTTCTTGGTATCTCATGATATTCATATGTTTTAGTTTCTATCAGAAAAAACTAGAATATGAACATCGAGGCTCCACCAAAATCTGAATAAAATTCTACTTCTTTGATATCAGAGGAAAATAATGCGATACTTATTAAGTGTTTTTCAGGAATACAGGGTCTTTCTTAGAATTATATAGATATGTAAAGAATTCAGTCataatatggcaaatttttagATAAGGCCGATAGTATTTGTTACTATGCCGTTTAACTCTTTAACAAAATTCAATTTATGCAGTTGTATTTTGGTTCGGATCCAAACTACTCAAACCTTATATTTAAGACCAATTCCGGATTTGGCTAGCATGAAATTTGACGTATGTATTTTGGTTTGATCTCTATCAAAAATTGTAATTGGATCTCTATCAAACTGTAATCTATCAAACACTGATCCATAAATAGATTGAACTCCAAATTTGTTTGTAATACTTCATATAAAAATCTATTAGCAATCACACATAAAGTTTCTTACCAAAATCAACTGAATGAGTTCAAATTAAACATACTCGAACACTTTCGTATTCTCCTTATTTTCAAGGACTTGGGTTTATGGAAAGCTTGTCTCCATTAAATTGAAcgaaaaatacaataaatatgATATACGTCGAGGAACTTCATTTTTATTGGAAACAAATTGTCGATTTGGGTCGTCACTCCGGCACTAGTAGCATAGTGGCGGCGACGGTGGCGGCGGAGTAGGAGGAGGGGAAGAAGGATGGCGTcggaggaagagggaagggaCGTGTTGAAGGGCATGGATTGGAAGACGGTAGGAAGCGTCGCCGTCCCCGAGAACCAGCAACAGCAGCAAGCCGTGCCGCCTAGGAAGAAGCTGCCGAGGAAGGTGAGGCAGGTGCCCGACTACTACTTCCTTCCCCGCCGGTCGATTCCTGCCACCATCGCCCTCTATGGAGCCATATGCGCCGCCGGCGTTGGCGCTGGCATGTTGGTTGAGGTCTGGATCAACAAGAAGATCAAGGGTAAGTTAGCCCTCCTCTGTACATTAAGAGTCGAAAAGGCAGGATTGTACTAGGGAGATAGTGGAGAATCGCTTTTAATTAAGCGTTAGCTTTAGAATAAAGCGATGATCTAGAAATGGGCAGAACTCCAACGGGCTCAAGATCTTCAAGGTTAATGTCAACAACAAAAAATCACATCTTGCACGTTATTCATAATAAGAGAATAATTTGGTTAACAattatttgatgaaatgcctaAGAGAAATCATAAGAAGTGTCTTATTTTCTGGGTGTTATTCTGGAAGATGTGATGCGCCAATTTGAGGACATGACTTAGGTTGTTCTTGTAGCATTCTGAAAACAGATACATTTGATCCGTCTGTAATAATAATTCCATATTTCAATCTTGTGGTTTCTAAActcaaaactttgaaaaaaatgggGCAGATATAAGTCACTTGCACATAGCAAAAACTCACCATGCTTGTTTCTCCACCTGAACTCGCAACATTAAACAGTAGGGGAGTCAGGTTTTCATGTGGGTCCAACTAGATGTCTCCTGCATTCAAACAAGGAGTGGAGCGAACTGAATTTCCTAGCCATTCCTTGTAGTTGTTCAACGAAATGTCTGCAGGAGAATGCCGGACGTTGTGCCATTGGAGTGAAAAGGGAGTTTAGTCAGCCCTgatttgcttttcttctttgcctaGCTAGTGTTGGAAGTTCCTAAATGTTGAGATTCTAACATCACACTTTCTGGCTTCTTTTTCAGAGGATGGAGGCATCGTCTGGGAGATGGACAAGGAGTAGACGTGCTCCCTTTTCCTCTTAAGAGCTAGTGTGGCTACTCTCTCTatgttgaaaatcttttgacATTCGTTTCTCGCTGAGCATCCATTTATAGTGTTCTTTCGGATGACGAGTTTGGAACCGGAGCAAACTCAGAGGGCCGTCTTAGTTTGCATCTTTTCAGCCAAGTTCTGAATCTTCAAGCATAAGATTGTATTGTTGACCGGTAATTTAGCTTATacagaatgaaaattttccgtTTATGATGTCAAAATGCAGACATGCACAAATCctcagaagagagagagagagagagagagaggccttgGGATAgcttctttctcatttaaaatTTGCCTATGAAATTGAGAAAGAGAAGCTCTGACCCTCACGTCCCAATGAAGTGATCCAAGAGTTGGGTCGGGTTTTAGATTACGAAAATTTTGGATTGTGCATATCATCACTGGACCAAATACAGTTCGGGACGGAATTTCCAACCTTGCCGTTTTCCGGACAAAGTCCGGGGCACCCAAGCAAAACCTCTCTGAGAACGACAATAAGACCTCTCTCAGATAAACCTCCCAAGACTCCAGGAGTCGCATCTTGCTTCGACCTCTGAAGGAAGATGGCAATCATGGTACTCAGTAATTTTCTCGCTATCAGTGAGCTATCCTAACGCTACACCAATCCCTTTGGGTTCAGTTGGCAAACTTGCCGTTGGAAGACAAAATTTAAGGACTTGCTCAGGGCCTCATACTGATTGGCAATTGGTCATCAATAACATGATTCCTATCGAATCTCTTGTGGGTAGCACATGTGATTAGTGGAGACCAAAACGATGTTCTTTGAAGGACCTGAGTAGTGATCCACTAAAATGGTCCATCTTCCAtatggaaagaaaagaacaacactCTAAAATTCATAGAACAAACGTTGtctgcgtctctctctctctctctctgagacgggttgtttttttttttcgattacGGAGACGTATTGGAGCCCCGTATTTGAACCATGTTAACATGAACAGGCAGCTGTGTTTTTTAAACAACTTCTTTGAGATGAACAGGCACAGGAAATAGAAGAATTGAAAGGTTCAGGTTAAAGTCCCATTATGTATTAAGAACTTAAGAAGTCCAAATGGAACTGATCGCCTTCATCCAAACGATTAAAGCAATCACATGCTCCTGTTTACTGTCGACACTCGCATCCCTCAAATCTATAGAAGTACGAATCAATTTGGCCATATCAGTAGGCGTTCTCTGCATCATTTTTTCACCAAGCTGAATAAAAGCCAGGTAAGAAATAATGCTAAATCTTCTCAGAGGTAGTTCCATACCATTGGCTAATAAAAACTGAAACAGCTATTAATTACCTAGCATCCACAAAAATCTCATATTAACAAGGAGCCCATTACTGAAAGATAAGAATTCTCAgccttgaaaaaaatttaaaaaagaaagagaagtaTGGTAGGAACTACATGTTAGATGAAGTTTGATAGGATAAAGAACTGCTCCACCGACCAGTTCTTAGAAAATACCATAACCTTTATACATGCACTTGAGGTACGTGAACCAAAATAGAATAAAGCTCCAAGAGTGGCCACCGCTGAAAAAGTGGGGGACATACCAGATGCCATGAGATGAATATTTATGACCATTTCCCTCTTCCCAATTAGAGCTTGTAAAGGTCCAAACTTTCTTTACTAAGGATCTCTGCCCTTTCGCACTTCAGTTGACATTTTTGAATGTCTGAATTACAGCAGAACAGAATTTTTCAGACTAGGATGCCCAATGCGACTCCAGTTCTCTTCCTATCTGCACTAAATTTGCCAATTTATCAGTAAAGACCAATGAGAAAGAAAACCAACAGCGTTACAACAGAGCTAAAGATGTCTACTCACCTTTCACCTCAACCAACTCGAAAGCCTTTAAGAAActgaaatattatttatatCCGAGTCCATAAATCAtaattaggcctgggcatcgggccgggccgggccggcccgacccgtttaGTCAATGTCGTTAAGGGTCCGGATTTGAATCAGGTCGACCCGCTACCCGGCCCGActattatcgggccgggctgggtaccgggccgggccgggctgggtaCCGGGCCTCGTCAACTACGTCCGaagcccgacccggcccgttttgttaaccgggccgggccgattGTCCCAAGAAGACACCGTCCACATTGACGGTGAAATCCCTCTGAAATCCGCCGAGGTCGACCTTCCGAATGTCGTGGCGATCCTCGGTGCCGCTCACGCCCTCGTTGTTGACCTTGATGTTGAGGCGGCCGAAGCGGGCGAGGGCGAGGTCGATGGCCGCGGTGACGTCGCAATGGGAATAGAGGAAGCCGTGGATGGTGTATGAGCTCCGTTCTGGTCTGCCCGATCCCTCTCACTCCTCCCGTCACGATCACGAGTTTAGCTTATGATCGCCAGTTTCCTTCCAACCTGCAACCCGCAAATGCATCATTCCCATGACCCAACATCATTAATCTTACAACAGAGAAAGATGGGGAGAGCGACGGTGAgtcaatcaacaaaaaaataaaagatttgtaATGAATCAGTTGAATCGATTTGAAGCAGTGGATGGGATTTGGGGTTGATCTTACCTTCTGCAACGGGAGGTGAAGACTGCCATGAGGTGCGCCGGTGGTGGACTGGAGGTGGATGGTGAAGGACGGTGGTGGCGCCAAGGCTTACTCAATGCACGCGCAATCTCCTGTCGAAAACCCTAAATCCCTAAATGCAtttcctaaaaattttaaatggaaaCTCTTGAATCCATTCTCGAATTAACGGGCCTAACGGGTCCCAACGGGCCCGTTAGCTTAACCCGGACCCGGCCCGTTATgatgtcgggccgggccgggcacAGTAGGCGAAAGACCGATAAGATAAAACAAGGGCCCGGACCCGGGCCCgaaccgggccgggtaccgggt
Above is a window of Nymphaea colorata isolate Beijing-Zhang1983 chromosome 8, ASM883128v2, whole genome shotgun sequence DNA encoding:
- the LOC116258554 gene encoding uncharacterized protein LOC116258554; the encoded protein is MASEEEGRDVLKGMDWKTVGSVAVPENQQQQQAVPPRKKLPRKVRQVPDYYFLPRRSIPATIALYGAICAAGVGAGMLVEVWINKKIKEDGGIVWEMDKE